In the genome of Candidatus Desulfatibia profunda, the window TTGTGCGGGTAAAACCCTTGGCATTGCCGCCAAGCATCATGCTGATGCCGACCTCCGCAATGACCCTCCCAAAGGAGGCGATGACCGCGGCAATGATCCCGAACCGCGCCTCCCTGAAGATCACACCTGCGCTCTGAAAAGGGGTGGCGCCGAGTGTCAAAGCGGTCTTTTTATATCTATCGTCGATACGGCTGATGGCAGCGATTGCCAGGGAAGTGACAATGGGAAAGATCAGGATGACCTGACCGATCACCATGGCCGTCTGGGTGTAGAGCAGATCGAGCATCCCCAAAAATCCTTTTCT includes:
- a CDS encoding ABC transporter permease; this encodes MDFFIDSFLSALLLLWSFDPELYFIIYVSLKVSFSSTVISGLFGIPAAFLVAMSEFKGKRAVITVLNTLMSLPTVVIGLFVYAFISRKGFLGMLDLLYTQTAMVIGQVILIFPIVTSLAIAAISRIDDRYKKTALTLGATPFQSAGVIFREARFGIIAAVIASFGRVIAEVGISMMLGGNAKGFTRT